The genomic stretch ggggtgcggGTACAGGCCcctggccggggggtggggggggtgcggGTACAGGCCCCTGGCCGGGGGGTTGCGGGTACAGGCCCCTGGCCGGGGGGTTACGGGTACAggcccctggccggggggggttcaggcccctggccggggggggttcaggcccctggccgggggggggttcAGGCCTCTGGCCGGGGGGCGCTAGGTGACCCCTACCTGCACGTAGATGTCGATCTGGGAGCGGGGGTAGAGCCGCGTGAGGATGGCCGCCTCGAAGGTCTGCTTGAGGTGCAGGGTCATCTCGCTGGACTTGCGGTCGCCGTGGGGCCGGCGCTTGCGCTCGCCCGTGCTGAAGGTGGCCATGCTGTACTGGCAGTTCACCAGCGCCCGGTCGTGCAGCGCCTTGCTGCGGGCGCCGCGCATCTGCAACGGCGGGACACGCGGGCTGCagcgccgggcgggggggggctcccggcCGGACTCGCTCGTCCCGAACACGGGCCAAAGCCCGGCGGGGAGGCGGCTCGCGGGGGGgtcaccccgcccccgcccccgccgggcaGAGCTGCGGGGCTCCgcaaggaaggggctggggggaggggccgcttCCGGCGGGAGGAGCCCGCGAGGGGAGGGCCCGTTTCCGAAGGGGGGGGCCCGCGGGGGGAGGGCCCGTTTCCGAAGGGGGGCCGCTTCCGGCGGGGGGtcgcggggggcaggggccgcttccggcgggggggcccgcggggggcaggggccgcttccggcgggggaggggacacggggggaggggccgcttCCGGCGGggaggcccggggggggaggggccgcttCCGGCGGGGGCCCGGCTCACCTCGTGCGGCCCGTACACGACGGCCAGCGCCTTGGTGTTGCCCTGCTCGATGTAGGCGGAGCCGTCGGCCTGCGCGAAGACCCCCATGCGCGCGCGCACCTTGCGCAGCTCCCCGGCCCGGCGCCCGTCCACGCGGTAGCCCTGGTCCgacagcagctccagccccgccatggccccggccccgcccccttcccggcctgccccgcgcccggccccgcccccttcccggcctgccccgcgcccggccccggctccgccccttcccggccggccccgcgcccggccccgcccccttcccggccggcccggcgcccggccccgcccccttcccggcctgccccgcgcctagccccgcccccttcccggcctgccccgcccccggccccgcaccGCCCCCTTCCCGGCCTGCCCCGCGCCCGACCCCGCACCGCCCCCTTCCCGGCCtgccccgcgcccggccccgcccccttcccggcctgcaccgcccccggccccgcaccGCCCCTTCCCGGCCTGCCccgcgcccgcccccgcccccttcccggccGGCCCCGCGCCCGTCCCCTTCCCGGCCTGCCccgcgcccgcccccgcccccttcccggcctgccccgcgcccggcccccggccccgccccttcccggcctgccccgcgccctgccctgcccccggccccgccccttcccgccccccttcgcgGCTGGCCCCGTCAGGCGGGCGGGCGAGTGTTCCGGTCTGTGCCGCTCCGCCTTCCCACCCGGCCCTGCCtgctggtgcctcagtttccccgcgcaggggggggaggggccggtgccccagtcagacggggggggggtggctgcacGGGCAGGTTCAGCCCGAGTGGGCGCTGGCGGGAGCCCCAGCGCGGGAACTCGGACCGGGCTCCTCGCGcagggcggccctgcccccgctcagggatcaagccctgccccgctcagggatccggcccctgcccccgctcagggatccggcccctgccccgctcagggatccggcccctgccccgctcagggatcaggcccctgcccccgctcagggatcaggcccctgccccgctcagggatccggcccctgccccgctcagggatcaggcccctgcccccgctcagggatcaggcccctgccccgctcagggatccggcccctgcccccgctcagggatccggcccctgccccgctcagggatcaggcccctgcccccgctcagggatcaggcccctgccccgctcagggatccggcccctgcccccgctaagggatcaggcccctgccccgctcagggatcaggcccctgcccccgctcagggatcaggcccctgcccccgctcagggatccggcccctgcccccgctcagggatcaggccccggccccgctcagggatccggcccctgcccccgctcagggatcaagccctgccccgctcagggatccggcccctgcccccgctcagggatcaggccccggccccgctcagggatcaggcccctgcccccgctcagggatcaggcccctgccccgctcagggatccggcccctgcccccgctcagggatcaggcccctgccccgctcagggatccggcccctgcccccgctcagggatccggcccctgccccgctcagggatcaggcccctgcccccgctcagggatcaggcccctgccccgctcagggatccggcccctgcccccgctaagggatcaggcccctgccccgctcagggatcaggcccctgcccccgctcagggatcaggcccctgcccccgctcagggatccggcccctgcccccgctcagggatcaggccccggccccgctcagggatccggcccctgcccccgctcagggatcaagccctgccccgctcagggatccggcccctgcccccgctcagggatcaggccccggccccgctcagggatcaggcccctgcccccgctcagggatcaggcccctgccccgctcagggatccggcccctgcccccgctcagggatcaggcccctgccccgctcagggatccggcccctgcccccgctcagggatcaggccccggccccgctcagggatccggcccctgcccccgctcagggatcaagccctgccccgctcagggatccggcccctgcccccgctcagggatcaggccccggccccgctcagggatccggcccctgcccccgctcagggatccggcccctgccccgctcagggatcaggcccctgcccccgctcagggatcaggcccctgccccgctcagggatccggcccctgcccccgctcagggatcaggcccctgccccgctcagggatcaggcccctgcccccgctcagggatccggccccggccccgctcagggatccggcccctgccccgctcagggatccggcccctgcccccgctcagggatccggcccctgcccccgctcagggatccggccccggccccgctcagggatcaggccccggccccgctcagggatccggcccctgccccgctcagggatccggcccctgcccccgctcagggatccggcccctgccccgctcagggatccggcccctgcccccgctcagggatccggcccctgccccgctcagggatcaggccccggccccgctcagggatcaggccccggccccgctcagggatcaggccccggccccgctcagggatccggccccggccccgctcagggatccggccccggccccgctcagggatccggcccctgcccccgctcagggatcaggcccctgccccgctcagggatcaggcccctgcccccgctcagggatcaggcccctgccccgctcagggatccggccccggccccgctcagggatccggccccggccccgctcagggatccggccccggccccgctcagggatccggcccctgcccccgctcagggatccggcccctgcccccgctcagggatccggcccctgcccccgctcagggatccggcccctgccccgctcagggatccggcccctgccccgctcagggatccggcccctgccccgctcagggatcaggccccggccccgctcagggatcaggccccggccccgctcagggatccggcccctgcccccgctcagggatccggcccctgcccccgctcagggatcaggcccctgccccgctcagggatccggcccctgccccgctcagggatcaggcccctgcccccgctcagggatcaggcccctgcccccgctcagggatcaggcccctgccccgctcagggatccggcccctgcccccgctcagggatcaggccccggccccgctcagggatcaggcccctgcccccgctcagggatcaggccccggccccgctcagggatcaggcccctgccccgctcagggatcaggcccctgccccgctcagggatccggccccggccccgctcagggatccggccccggccccgctgcTCTGGCGCAGGAGGCAACAGGAATTCCTTGGGGCAGGAAGCCCGGTGGCTGAAACGGCCCCTGGAGCGTTCTTGCGGACGAGAGCGTCggcactggcacggatgctcttgcacaaaagcacgtctcttgtgcaaaggcacgtgccagcgtagacacgctcttgcacaagaactcttgcattaaaagtatttgtgcaaaatcttgccaatgtagccgtagcctggcagcaaagggtgggaggCGGGTGCTTCAAAGAGCAgcgcccggggtcagctgacccCCGCTCCCcgtagcatttcaaagtggcagtggcgCATGGAGCCGGGGCCAGCTCAGGACTCTGCatcccctgctggggactcttgtacatttcaaagctggcacccctGGGCAGCCCAGAGTCAACAGGACTCCCACTGGCCATAGGCTGCACACGGATTCCACAGGCCTCTGACATATACAAGAGGTCCCGGGGGTGGAgcctcctgtacatttcaaaggaggaatccGGAAGttcctatcaactagtcaagtagttaaggaaattccattgactacttgtgacggaccaggccgtgtctgggcaccgctgagggcatccgctcagggcgaattgctcaaatttggggccCTCTATTGCCCCCAgcctggagaccttcccaaaccaGTTGCATAGAGCACTTCAGTTGCTTGCCTGGCCAGTCAGAAGCCTCACGAACAAAACCCCTCCaataccccagcaatatccatgccctaGATGGCCCCGCCCTCATTCACAGGTGAGGGGGTTTAggacccaatcccacctaccccaaacaagttctgtccagttccaagaaaccagccgcagatccctggtcaatttacattCTGGGTGCggctacactggccacaagtatttgcgcaagaacactgactttgtaatgtataaaatcagtggttcttgtgcaaatactccgatgctcctgctcagggataagccctcttgcgtaagaggccagtgtagacagccacattaatttcttgtgcaagaaagcccgatggctaaaatggccatcagaactttcttgcgcaagagagcgtctacactagcacggatgcttttgcgcaaaagcaaatcttttgcgcaaaggcacataccagtgtagacgctctcttgcgcaaatacttttaatggaaaaacttttccattaaaggtATTTGCGCaaactcatgccagtctagacacagccagtctagaagctgagccaatcctttagaatctaaaatctaaggctgcgtctagactggcatgattttgtgcaaaatcttgccagtctagatgcaccctaaaggtttattactaagagaaagaaaagcccgagagtgaggttgttaaagtatcctacattccatgcatcgaatctcccagttctcgatgcaggctctagcagagatgttataactgctggcttaaaagtccttggtgcacatcctctGTGCAgacgggtccacagttctttccagctcgttgatccctgcaatgctgcatcTAGGATGAAGAGTTGAGCATTCTtggggtgtgtccttggcctgtggagggctattgttccacggagacttgctcattagcaggtccctaggctgagctgctttgcccattgCTCAGCCACATACAGAGAAACGTTCGGTATCCACACAAAGTCCATGCTTATAAcatcacacacagacattatacaatcacatgaatagcatctATGGAATCAGTAGAAGATGAGCTTTCATTTGACGCCtcgcatggccccctttgtatcactttttggggcaaacacccccaccccatggGTGTACCAGTGACCTGGccgctcccctcacaatccagtaacatgacactactcgactagtaaatgaACTATTACTTAACATCCTTGATCTAGCTTGAGACAAAACAAGGCTGTTTCCAAGGACCCAAGGTTTCTGGAGCTGAGTTGCCACTTGCTTTCACACCTCGCAGTTGTGATGTTAGTACGAGAACCACACGTACACCAGAATAAGACACACAGAGCCAGCAGACTGACATTAACATTGATCGGTTACATGAGCTGTTTTGTCCAATGCATCCCCGAGTTATGCACATTTGTGTACACAGGACAGTTTCATACAGCATGGGGTGGGGCTTGTATTCGCTCTGTTTGCTTGTTGTGTTGCATGTGACTTCTGCTGTCCCGGAgtaaccctgtgtgtgtgcctcggtttccctgggccctgcattACTATTTAGATGGGGATGGGGGATTTGGGGTGTGGCCCACTGAGGCAGGATGTGCAGCCCATCACACAGATAATAGGCAGGCTCACTAGCCtgggcctgggagggaggtgcGCCCAAGAGACACCTTTGGCCCAGGAAAGtgggcagaggtggggctggagggacttagctgggctgctgggggtgggggagtctggctggcttggggcaggatggggggccggggcccacagccccccctccccaagctggGTTGTGCTGACGGCTCCTTGTCCGTGTGCGACGAGTGTCTACTCTACTCTGTGTCCCTGGGAACCAGGATCCCTTCTGTTCTCCCTGCCGGCCAAGAGGCccgtctggctgcagatgggggtgcagggcctggtgggtCCCCACTCCTTGGTGAcactggtggcagcggtgggatacACTGCACCCCGTGGAGGAAGCATCCAGCAGTAAgtcactggggtgcaggagaaagaAGGGGGCTAGCAAGAGTCAAGTGTGCTGAAGGCCAGTGAGGAATAATCCCAGGAAGCTGGAGGGGCCTACAGTCTACCTCAAGTGTGGTCCTTGAGAAGGGGCATCACCCCAAGGAGGGGCTCCTCCTGCGGACCCTGGGAAGTGGCCCAAGAAGGCGGAGGGGCCTACCGTCTAGCCCCAGGGGTTGTGACCCTCCAAGAGGCTGGCACCCTCAAGGGGTTCTCCCTGGGAATCATGGGGAGCTGTAAGCACCAGCCTGTGAATCTGCAACCCCTTGAGAACAGCAGGAAGATGGCCTGTAACCATCTCCGTCAGAAGGACGTTGTAGATTTACGCAAGGAGAGAGGGCTGCAAATTGGGAAGTTCAGTGAAGCACAACTACTCATCCGGCTGCAAGAGAACAGTCATTCCAGGGAGCTGGATCCTGTCccggctgggagcagccagataGCCCTGGCAGCGTTTCAGAGcctgaggaaggagagagggctGAAGGCTGCCAAACACGGCACCCAGCAGGACACACTCAGCCGGCAGCAGTTCATGCTGGCCAGGGTCCCCCTTGGCAGATTGGCGATGGCTGGAGATCGAGCTGCGGCTAAAGGAATCGGAGGATCAGGGGAGACAGGGGCAGCATGAGCAGGCCAAGGCGGAGCTGAGAAGCTGAGAGGCCCTGGCTGCGGTGAGTGGGGAAGGGCCCAGGGGGTCCAGGACTGCATGGAACTTTGAGAAGTTCCTGTTCTCCCAGGGTAAGGAGGGGGGGGGACGTAGCTGCACCAGGTCCCCCAGCTGACGACTCCGGCAGCTCACCCCTTTACTAGATCAGAAGGCTGCAGGGGTGCTCAGCCAGCcggaggggctgcagcaggggtactAAAACGGGTCAGACAGGctctgctgcacaagttcgggctgaacCCGAGAGGTACCGGAGACGTTCCGGAGTGCGCAGTGGGGCCCTGAGGAGACCTGCGTGGAGCGAGGCTCCCGGACGGCGCGATTCGTCCGCACGTGGGTGTTTGGGGTGGGGCCCAGGCCACAGAGGACCTGGTTAAGCTGATGGTCCTGGAGCAGCTCTGGGAAATGTGGCTAAAGGGCAGGAAGCCAGAGGACCAGCATAGCGCAGGCCAGCCGCCTGATGAGGTCACACACAGCTGGTCCAGGTGTGCAGGGAAATCCCGGATCCGgctgtgcagtggggggaggtgccCATTGTAGGTCCCCAGAAGGGAGGATCCAGCAACctccccttaaagggacagtcagTACCTGGGCGGACCAGCCAGCTGAAGGGGACCTGCCCGGCCACCGTTTGCGGGCAAaggggccacaagagggctcaggtCACAAACTTCAGCACAGGCCTCCCAGGGTTAactgggtggggcaggctgccctCAGCTCAGGAAGAGGAAAGTCCCTCAAGCCAGCtcctttggggggtggggaggggcagggcagagcgagagcctcgtgcccctgcaggtgggtggcagggcgGTGACGGGCcactgggacacgggggcggaggtgacgctggcccggcccgaggTCGTACCCCAGACCGCATGGTGCCCAgcgcccagctgaccctgaggggcatGGATGGGAGCCCGTTCAAGGTGCCCGTGGCCCGaatgcatctgaaatggggggctaaggagggccccaaggaagtgagggtgcaccGGCACTTGCCTACTGGGGTTCTGATGGGGGGTGAGCTAGAGGATTGGCCAGAAGGACCCCACAGGGCCCTCCCGTAGCCAGAGCCAGTGAGGGGCCCTCAGCCCTGACCCTGGGGAGGGTATCACAAGAGGGCGCTATGATCCAGCTGATCAAGCCATATCACAATACGCATTTGGTTCAGCATTcacagaacaaaaggaaaaactatgtagcactttaaagactaacgggatggtttaataggtgatgagagtttgtgggccagacctcagatcatattctggaagagaattggcaggaccatatataccaaaggaatacaatgaaaaaagtgaacacatcattaaactgacaaatcagatttagtacagaaggtggggtgagggagagggagtcaatgaatggctaatcaggggtgataagtgggaagctgtctttataatgtgtaaggtaattagcatctttgttaagacccattcctaaagtgtcaaatttaagcatgaatgaaagttctcaagtttccctctgtaatctggtgttaaagtctctttgaagtaagatgcatgaaGTAAGGTTGT from Pelodiscus sinensis isolate JC-2024 unplaced genomic scaffold, ASM4963464v1 ctg205, whole genome shotgun sequence encodes the following:
- the EXOSC4 gene encoding exosome complex component RRP41, which codes for MAGLELLSDQGYRVDGRRAGELRKVRARMGVFAQADGSAYIEQGNTKALAVVYGPHEMRGARSKALHDRALVNCQYSMATFSTGERKRRPHGDRKSSEMTLHLKQTFEAAILTRLYPRSQIDIYVQILQADGGNYCACVNAATLATIDAGIPMRDYVCASSAGFIEDTPLADLNYVEEAAGGPQVALALLPKSDQIALLEMNSRLHEDHLEQVIEAASKACKDVYAVLDQVVREHVHEVTTLLGE